One Sphingomonas sp. SUN039 genomic window carries:
- a CDS encoding CTP synthase, translating to MARFIFITGGVVSSLGKGLMAASLAALLQARGYRVCIRKFDPYLNVDPGTMSPYQHGEVYVTDDGAETDLDLGHYERFTGVASRQSDNVTSGRIYQQIIQRERRGDYLGATVQVIPHVTDAIKAFARAETDDVDFVLCEIGGTVGDIESLPFIEAIRQLRNDLGRGNSVSVHLTLVPYIAAAGELKTKPTQHSVRELAALGVQPDVLVCRSEQPLPDSDRAKIALFCNVRKEAVISALDAKTIYAVPLQYHREGLDEEVLRAFGIEPTADPDLSRWSEIEDRLANPEGEVTVGVVGKYVGLPDAYKSLNEALVHGGIANRVKVKVEWIDAELFEQPDSDVAARLEPLHAILVPGAFGERGAEGKIASVRFAREREIPYFGICFGMQMACIEGARNVAGIAKASSTEFGPTDEPVVGIITEWMSAEGVQKRESGGDLGGTMRLGAYGAKLGGNSVVAGVYGDTEISERHRHRWEVNTAYKERLEAGGLVFSGMSPDGMLPEIVERPDHPWFVGVQFHPELKSKPFDPHPLFASFIQAAVKQSRLV from the coding sequence ATGGCGCGGTTCATTTTTATCACCGGCGGCGTGGTTTCCTCGCTTGGCAAAGGGCTGATGGCGGCATCGCTTGCGGCACTCCTGCAAGCGCGCGGCTACCGTGTCTGCATCCGGAAATTCGATCCTTATCTGAACGTCGATCCGGGCACGATGTCGCCGTACCAGCACGGCGAAGTCTATGTGACCGATGACGGGGCGGAGACCGATCTCGACCTCGGCCATTACGAGCGCTTCACCGGCGTCGCGTCGCGCCAGTCGGACAATGTGACGAGCGGTCGCATCTATCAGCAGATCATCCAGCGCGAGCGGCGCGGCGATTATCTGGGGGCAACTGTGCAGGTGATCCCGCACGTCACCGATGCGATCAAGGCGTTTGCGCGCGCGGAAACCGATGATGTCGATTTCGTACTGTGCGAGATCGGCGGGACAGTGGGCGATATCGAATCGCTGCCCTTCATCGAGGCGATCCGGCAACTCCGCAACGATCTCGGACGTGGAAACAGCGTCTCGGTCCACCTGACGCTGGTCCCCTATATCGCAGCGGCAGGCGAGCTGAAAACCAAGCCGACGCAGCACAGCGTTCGCGAACTGGCGGCGCTTGGCGTCCAGCCCGATGTGCTGGTGTGTCGCAGCGAACAACCGCTACCCGACAGCGACCGTGCCAAAATCGCGCTGTTCTGCAACGTCCGCAAGGAAGCGGTGATTTCCGCCCTCGACGCCAAGACGATCTATGCGGTGCCGCTGCAATACCACCGCGAGGGCCTCGACGAGGAAGTGCTGCGCGCTTTCGGGATCGAGCCGACCGCCGATCCCGATCTGTCGCGCTGGTCCGAAATCGAGGACCGGCTGGCGAACCCCGAGGGCGAAGTCACTGTCGGCGTCGTCGGCAAATATGTCGGCCTGCCCGACGCGTATAAGTCGCTCAACGAGGCACTGGTGCACGGCGGTATCGCCAACCGGGTCAAGGTGAAGGTCGAATGGATCGATGCCGAGCTGTTCGAACAGCCCGACAGCGACGTCGCCGCGCGGCTGGAGCCGCTGCACGCCATCCTCGTCCCCGGCGCCTTTGGTGAACGCGGCGCGGAAGGGAAGATCGCCAGCGTCCGCTTTGCCCGCGAGCGCGAAATCCCCTATTTCGGTATCTGTTTCGGGATGCAGATGGCGTGCATCGAGGGTGCGCGGAATGTCGCCGGTATTGCAAAGGCCAGCTCGACCGAGTTCGGCCCGACCGACGAACCGGTGGTCGGCATCATCACCGAGTGGATGAGCGCCGAAGGCGTGCAGAAGCGCGAATCGGGCGGCGATCTCGGCGGCACGATGCGGCTCGGGGCGTACGGGGCCAAGCTCGGCGGCAATAGTGTGGTCGCGGGCGTGTACGGCGACACGGAGATCAGCGAACGCCACCGCCACCGCTGGGAAGTCAACACGGCGTACAAGGAACGGCTGGAAGCGGGCGGCCTCGTTTTCAGCGGCATGTCGCCCGACGGGATGCTCCCCGAAATCGTCGAGCGGCCCGACCATCCGTGGTTCGTCGGCGTGCAGTTCCATCCCGAGCTGAAGTCGAAACCCTTCGACCCGCATCCGTTGTTCGCGAGCTTCATTCAGGCAGCGGTGAAACAGAGCCGATTGGTCTGA
- a CDS encoding TonB-dependent receptor, giving the protein MRRALLIALLALPLPAVAQDLPPAAAAAADADQAGDAIVVTARRREESLQDVPLPVSVFSEKQLTSTGAYNIARVAQIQPVIQYYASNPRNSAINIRGLGAPLGLTNDGIEQGVGLYIDQVYYSRPAASALDFIDTEQIEVLRGPQGSLYGKNTTAGAINIRTRAPSFTPEARVELTGGNYDFFQGKGSVSGPLSDTLAARFAVVGSTRRGTVRNVRTNEWTNSQDNLGLRASFLYKGIEDLSLTLAIDYNKQRPRGYTQVAVRTFPTLRAANRQFGALATTLGYRLPTTDPFDRVTDVDAPLQSNQDQGGASLIAEWAAGDNTVTSVTAWRFWTWRPKNDRDFIGLPITTRSENNSDQRQLTQEFRFATSGNNKLDFTGGIFGYRQTIATDSVTAQGAAANQWTNGPTANPAVLDGLTQRAAIYYANNSLAAYGQLTWNATESIRVQPGIRFNFDTKDATYNATQSGGIANPTAAQQAQKNASLPAQSYTASYKAFNVSGDINISWRVAPDVLLYAVASKSFKSGGLNLNGLPALADGVTPALALAQVKPESVTHFEGGVKAQFWDRKITANLTAYHTDIKDYQTTVSNGAIGIVRGYLANADVRIQGVEGEFSLRPNDRFTAYLNFAYNDGVFTRFPDAPVAPENTGGTAQSIDISGARFPGVSKWSLAWGGEANVPAGPNGGQFYVGADASYRSSYSSNATPSPYFVVDGFSIANFRAGYRDDSNLDVFAWVKNAFDTHYFEFLSNQPGNNGLVVGQLGDPRTFGVTVAKKF; this is encoded by the coding sequence ATGCGCCGCGCCCTGTTGATTGCCTTGCTTGCCCTGCCATTGCCTGCCGTCGCGCAGGATTTGCCGCCCGCTGCCGCTGCCGCAGCCGACGCCGATCAGGCAGGCGACGCGATTGTCGTTACCGCGCGCCGCCGCGAGGAATCGTTGCAGGATGTACCGCTGCCCGTCAGCGTGTTCAGCGAGAAGCAACTGACCTCGACCGGGGCTTACAACATCGCCCGCGTCGCGCAGATCCAGCCGGTGATCCAGTATTACGCGTCGAACCCGCGCAATTCGGCGATCAATATTCGCGGACTCGGCGCGCCGCTCGGCCTCACCAACGATGGCATCGAGCAGGGGGTCGGGCTGTACATCGACCAGGTCTACTACAGCCGCCCCGCGGCTTCCGCGCTCGATTTCATCGATACCGAACAGATCGAGGTGCTGCGCGGGCCGCAGGGGTCGCTCTACGGCAAGAACACGACGGCGGGCGCGATCAACATCCGTACCCGCGCGCCCAGCTTTACGCCCGAGGCACGGGTCGAGCTGACCGGCGGCAATTACGATTTCTTTCAGGGCAAGGGCAGCGTGTCCGGCCCCCTGAGCGATACGCTTGCCGCGCGCTTCGCCGTGGTCGGGTCGACCCGGCGCGGCACCGTCCGCAACGTCCGCACCAATGAATGGACCAATTCGCAGGACAATCTGGGGCTGCGCGCGTCATTCCTGTACAAGGGGATTGAGGACCTGAGCCTGACGCTTGCCATCGATTACAACAAGCAGCGTCCGCGCGGGTACACCCAGGTTGCCGTCCGCACCTTCCCGACTTTGCGCGCCGCCAACCGCCAGTTCGGGGCGCTGGCGACGACGCTCGGCTATCGCCTGCCGACGACCGATCCGTTCGACCGCGTCACCGATGTCGATGCGCCGCTGCAGTCGAACCAGGACCAGGGCGGCGCGTCGCTGATCGCCGAATGGGCGGCGGGCGATAACACCGTCACCTCGGTCACCGCCTGGCGGTTCTGGACGTGGCGGCCCAAGAACGACCGCGACTTTATCGGCCTGCCGATCACCACGCGGTCGGAGAACAACAGCGACCAGCGCCAGCTGACGCAGGAGTTTCGCTTCGCGACCAGCGGCAACAACAAACTCGACTTCACCGGCGGCATCTTCGGCTATCGCCAGACCATCGCGACCGACAGCGTGACCGCGCAAGGGGCGGCGGCGAACCAGTGGACCAACGGCCCGACCGCGAATCCCGCCGTGCTCGACGGGCTGACCCAGCGTGCCGCGATCTACTACGCCAACAACAGCCTTGCCGCCTATGGACAGCTCACCTGGAATGCGACCGAGAGCATCCGCGTCCAGCCCGGTATCCGATTCAATTTCGATACCAAGGACGCGACCTACAACGCCACGCAGAGCGGCGGCATCGCCAATCCGACGGCGGCGCAACAGGCCCAGAAGAACGCCTCGCTGCCCGCGCAATCCTACACCGCCAGCTACAAGGCGTTCAACGTGTCGGGCGATATCAACATATCGTGGCGGGTCGCGCCCGATGTGCTGCTCTATGCGGTTGCCTCGAAGAGCTTCAAATCGGGCGGACTCAACCTTAACGGACTGCCCGCGCTGGCCGATGGCGTGACCCCGGCGCTGGCGCTCGCGCAGGTCAAACCCGAGAGCGTCACCCATTTCGAAGGGGGGGTGAAGGCACAGTTCTGGGACCGCAAGATCACCGCGAACCTCACGGCCTATCACACCGACATCAAGGATTATCAGACCACCGTCAGCAACGGCGCGATTGGCATCGTGCGTGGCTATCTCGCCAACGCGGACGTCCGCATTCAGGGGGTGGAGGGCGAGTTCAGCCTGCGCCCGAACGACCGGTTCACCGCTTACCTGAACTTCGCCTATAACGACGGCGTCTTCACTCGCTTCCCCGATGCGCCGGTCGCCCCCGAGAACACAGGCGGCACCGCGCAATCGATCGACATCAGCGGCGCACGCTTCCCCGGCGTCTCGAAATGGTCGCTGGCCTGGGGCGGCGAGGCCAATGTCCCGGCAGGCCCGAACGGCGGGCAATTCTATGTCGGGGCCGATGCCAGCTATCGCTCGTCCTATTCCTCGAACGCGACGCCTTCGCCGTATTTCGTGGTCGATGGCTTCAGCATCGCCAATTTCCGCGCTGGATACCGCGACGACAGCAATCTGGACGTGTTCGCCTGGGTGAAGAATGCGTTCGACACGCACTATTTCGAATTCCTGTCGAACCAGCCGGGGAACAACGGACTGGTCGTCGGGCAACTGGGCGATCCGCGCACGTTCGGGGTGACAGTGGCGAAGAAGTTCTAG